In Acidisarcina polymorpha, the DNA window TGAATCTCTGGCCTGGCGGATCCGGATCCGGCGATGGCTCTTCCTCGCCTTCAAACTCGCGCTCATCCTGCCGCTCGTGTATTTTTCTTCAGGTGTGCTGGCATATGGCAATTTGTTCTCCGGGATTCGCGCTGTCAACTCCGTTTCCGCGCAGTATTTGCAGCTTGGCAGTTCCTTCTTAGGTCTGCTTTTCGCCTTTCGTTGGGCGTTGCGCGACCAACGCAGCCGCTGTCCAGTGTGCTTGCGCAGGCTCACCAATCCGGCTCGGGTGGGAGAAGCATCAAGGAACTTCCTGGCATGGAATGGCACCGAATTGATCTGCTCGGGTGGACATGGGCTGCTCCATATCCCCGAGATCCCAACCAGCTGGTTCAGCACGCAACGCTGGCTCTATCTGGACTCATCCTGGAGCAGCCTCTTTTCCGACGTGTCTGTCGCCTCTGCAGGAGCGCTCTAGCGTCGCAGAACGACAATAAGCGACCGCGAGCTTTGACCATCTCTCTCGACCCACTTTGACATCTATCTCGACGGTGGTGCAGAGGAGGATGCAGACTGACTGCCTTCACAGGGCGAGGTTTGACCCTCAGACTTTCACTCTGCTACCCTTGGAGGGTTAAGCAGTAGCAAGCCAATGCTCGCTCGCCTGCCATCCCCCGCCAGAAAGTTCTTGAAGGAAATTCGTGGACACACAGACACGTCACGCGCTTAAAGAGGATAAATTTGTTCAGGCCACGACCACTGGGCTGAGCTGGATCGAGTTGCACCGCAACACGGTGATCCGCGCCAGCATTGCGTTCGTCGTCGTGTTGGCTGCCGTCATCGGCGCCACCGCATACTATGAGCACCGCAGCGCTGAAGCATCGGTGGCCCTCGGCCAAGCGCTTGAGATCTACAACTCGCCTCTTCGCCAGCCAGGCGAGCCAGAAGACGGGAGCTACAAGACGATCGCTGATCGTGCCAAAGCGGCCAATCAACAGTTCACGGATGTAGCCAACAAATACGGAAGCCTGGAGGCGGGCCGTACCGCACGATATTTTATTGGGCTGACCGATATCGACCTCGGGAAGCCTGGTGAAGCGGAGACCAACCTGAAGCAAGTTGCTAATTCTTACCACAAGGACTTGGCATCTCTGGCTAAGATCGCCCTGGCAGGCCTCTATGTTCAGACAGGTAAAACGGCGCAAGCTATTGATCTTTATAAAGAAATAATCGCCAAGCCGACCGACACAGTGCCAGCCTCCGCGGCGCAACTGCAGCTTGCACAGGTATACGAAAAGACCGACCCCCAGCAAGCAAAGCAGATTTACGCGGTGCTCAAGGACAAGGATAAAGCCACCGCCGCCGGTCAGATCGCTTCCCAGAAGCTGAATCCCGCGGCCGCATCGCAGCAGCAGCCTCCCCTTTAGAAGGAGGCTCATTCGGGAAGATGTTGTCCGGTTCGCCGCCTGACACTGTGGTTTGGGAGAAAAGGTTGCTCTACCACGCGTGCCCGAGCAACCTTGTCAGTCCGCGAAATCAGGCTTCTCTCGAACCGGATAACCGAGCAGATACGTGACCGGAAGAAATCCTCGGCGCTCCTCTCCCATGTGCCATTCATAGACTTTCGCCAGCGGCTCTACCAGCTCTTCTAATTCCTGGCGGGAATAGGCGCGCAGGCAGGAAACCATTCCGTCGTAGAAGA includes these proteins:
- a CDS encoding tetratricopeptide repeat protein, which encodes MDTQTRHALKEDKFVQATTTGLSWIELHRNTVIRASIAFVVVLAAVIGATAYYEHRSAEASVALGQALEIYNSPLRQPGEPEDGSYKTIADRAKAANQQFTDVANKYGSLEAGRTARYFIGLTDIDLGKPGEAETNLKQVANSYHKDLASLAKIALAGLYVQTGKTAQAIDLYKEIIAKPTDTVPASAAQLQLAQVYEKTDPQQAKQIYAVLKDKDKATAAGQIASQKLNPAAASQQQPPL